Proteins encoded in a region of the Mucilaginibacter sabulilitoris genome:
- a CDS encoding JAB domain-containing protein, producing MEMQNMLQCAEIQLTYRPVIKVQHRPKVETGRQAYELLLSSWNKGKIEFIEQFKLMLLSRSNKVLGIYTVSTGGMAGCFVDMKLVFASALLSCAHNVILAHNHPSGNLQPSEQDLKMTRRIKEAGRVLDIQVLDHIIVASDGYYSFADEGIL from the coding sequence ATGGAAATGCAAAACATGCTTCAATGTGCAGAAATTCAGTTAACCTACAGGCCAGTTATTAAGGTTCAACACAGACCCAAAGTTGAAACGGGAAGACAAGCTTATGAATTACTATTATCGTCCTGGAATAAGGGTAAAATAGAGTTTATAGAACAATTTAAATTGATGCTACTAAGCAGGTCGAATAAGGTACTTGGTATCTATACTGTGAGTACAGGTGGAATGGCAGGTTGCTTTGTAGATATGAAGTTAGTATTTGCATCAGCGTTACTAAGTTGTGCTCATAATGTGATCTTGGCACATAACCATCCGTCAGGGAACTTACAGCCAAGTGAGCAAGATTTAAAAATGACAAGGCGAATAAAAGAAGCCGGAAGAGTGTTGGACATTCAGGTGTTAGATCATATTATCGTAGCATCCGATGGCTACTATTCATTTGCTGATGAAGGTATATTGTAA
- a CDS encoding DUF6443 domain-containing protein yields MKNIKSLFIAFSFMLLAFSLQAQTQVTAPMTSTPAAGSYFSYSSITLSPGFSFMAAAGSSLSLYIANPDCQKLANSFNQNQNYIVTSVPRVGGMRTVGSTPNSGDFANRTTCELMQSVQYFDGLGRPLQTVQVKGSPANKDVVQPMVYDQFGRETQKYLPYAAQGTADGSYKSSAISDQAAFYNLPPATSGVSRIDYPSAGTNFEPSPLNRVVEQGAPGIPWQLSNSGVSGGGHTVKIAYGTNGGTDVPLWSVNTTGNGLSGGNTNYDAGQLYVTTTTDENGNNTIEYKDKEGHVVCKKAQGPAGYLATQYVYDDLGNLAYVLPPLPAGTTYLASLPETNAIFTGYAYGYHYDERNRLIEKKVPGKGWEFMVYNKLDQVIFSQDANQRTQSPQVWTFTQYDAMGRVAITGIWSSGGASGSAADTNIPSPSRELRQWLVNWANGRTVFWLTPDNTTATGYGIQSPQGQLLTVNYYDDYTFPGNPYTAAATGTITNPTGLLTATKTTILNADGTYGPMLWTIHRYDAKGREQQTFKQHYLGRTASPYNYDEINNTYNNITSELTDSKREHYTKNAGNTDKVKGVTVLNTYVYDHMGRKIQTKEQIDNNPQVVLSQTDYNEIGQVDAKHLHAPNGTTAFLQDINYTYNERGWLSKINDPSVALNSKQLFAEQLNYNQAPAGVLPQFNGNITEQIYNAGISGKQNVKYSYDALNRLTDGISSATFSEKSIGYDNLGNIKKLTRGTSPEYSYNYTGNQLQTVTGLTGSTYTYDPNGNMRHDGRNNRDVSYNVLNLPRSVTGSPAISYVYDAAGEKLRKVSGTTATDYIGGIQYTTTGSGAPNLDFIQTEEGRANKSGTNYVYEYTLTDHLGNNRVTFDQTGGKVGEDDYYPFGMNVHRQINAGNKYLYNKKELQEELNQYDYGARFYDPVIGRFTTVDPELEKYEKWSPYSYVLNNPIRNIDPQGDTVRLDPHASEQFKKDYATARAYLHEHGQDEEVTQLENSTAIYTIKETEDTNGYFKPNQDSDGKLLPGGTISWNPTTGEQDINGTSISPTTAINHEFAHGAGYDSDPKAYMERRKTDDPKYNNKEEKRVIEGNEQRTARGLGEIRKDQITRDSHSFKTPIFVTSPISNKGTPIMRMYHMKEIKIVAPKKNKE; encoded by the coding sequence ATGAAAAATATAAAAAGCCTATTCATAGCCTTCAGCTTTATGCTTTTGGCCTTTAGCCTACAAGCCCAGACCCAGGTAACGGCTCCGATGACGAGTACACCAGCGGCGGGTTCATACTTTAGTTATAGCAGTATTACTCTAAGCCCCGGTTTTAGCTTTATGGCGGCAGCAGGGAGCAGCCTGAGTTTGTATATCGCCAATCCGGATTGCCAGAAACTGGCAAACAGCTTTAACCAGAACCAGAATTATATCGTCACCTCAGTGCCCAGGGTTGGCGGCATGAGAACGGTAGGCTCCACCCCAAACTCGGGAGATTTTGCGAACAGGACGACCTGCGAGCTGATGCAGAGTGTGCAGTATTTTGACGGTTTGGGCAGGCCCCTGCAAACGGTTCAGGTAAAAGGTTCCCCGGCGAATAAAGACGTGGTGCAGCCGATGGTCTATGACCAGTTCGGACGGGAAACACAGAAATACCTGCCGTATGCGGCGCAGGGCACGGCAGACGGGAGCTATAAAAGCAGCGCGATAAGCGATCAGGCGGCATTCTATAATCTCCCTCCGGCAACCTCCGGTGTGAGCCGGATCGATTATCCGTCAGCCGGCACTAATTTTGAACCCTCGCCCCTGAACCGGGTAGTGGAACAGGGCGCGCCGGGCATCCCCTGGCAGCTGTCGAACAGCGGCGTCAGCGGCGGCGGTCATACGGTAAAAATAGCCTACGGAACGAACGGTGGAACCGATGTTCCTTTATGGAGCGTCAATACCACGGGTAATGGCCTGAGCGGGGGTAATACCAACTACGATGCCGGTCAGCTATATGTTACGACGACGACGGATGAAAACGGGAACAACACGATCGAATATAAAGATAAGGAAGGACATGTGGTGTGCAAAAAGGCACAGGGACCGGCAGGTTACCTGGCCACGCAGTATGTTTATGACGACCTGGGTAACCTGGCCTATGTATTGCCGCCGCTGCCCGCGGGAACGACCTATCTGGCAAGCCTTCCGGAAACGAACGCCATATTCACCGGTTATGCCTATGGTTACCATTATGATGAACGTAACCGGTTAATAGAAAAAAAGGTGCCGGGCAAAGGCTGGGAGTTTATGGTCTATAATAAACTGGACCAGGTGATCTTCAGTCAGGATGCTAACCAGCGTACGCAAAGCCCGCAGGTATGGACCTTTACGCAGTATGATGCGATGGGCCGGGTAGCGATCACCGGTATATGGTCATCAGGCGGGGCATCGGGAAGTGCTGCAGACACGAATATCCCCTCACCAAGCCGGGAGCTGAGACAATGGCTGGTGAACTGGGCAAATGGCCGAACCGTGTTCTGGCTTACCCCTGACAATACCACGGCAACCGGTTATGGAATCCAGAGCCCGCAGGGACAACTGCTGACGGTTAATTACTATGATGATTATACTTTTCCCGGTAATCCCTACACCGCAGCCGCCACCGGGACGATCACCAATCCAACGGGTTTACTGACGGCGACCAAAACGACGATACTGAACGCCGATGGCACCTATGGCCCCATGTTATGGACAATCCACCGTTATGATGCCAAGGGGCGGGAACAGCAGACCTTTAAACAGCACTATTTGGGCCGGACAGCAAGCCCTTATAACTATGACGAGATCAACAATACGTATAACAATATCACCAGTGAACTGACGGACAGCAAACGGGAACACTATACCAAAAACGCGGGCAATACGGATAAGGTAAAAGGCGTAACGGTGCTCAATACCTATGTGTATGACCATATGGGACGGAAGATCCAGACCAAAGAACAGATCGATAACAATCCGCAGGTGGTGCTGTCGCAAACCGATTATAACGAGATCGGTCAGGTAGATGCCAAACACCTGCATGCGCCAAACGGCACAACGGCCTTTCTGCAGGATATCAATTATACCTACAATGAACGTGGCTGGCTGTCAAAGATCAATGACCCGTCGGTTGCTTTAAACAGTAAACAATTGTTTGCCGAACAGCTGAACTATAACCAGGCGCCAGCTGGCGTGTTACCGCAGTTCAACGGGAATATCACAGAGCAGATCTATAACGCAGGCATCAGCGGTAAACAGAATGTCAAGTACAGCTATGATGCGCTAAACCGGCTAACGGACGGGATCAGCAGTGCGACGTTCAGCGAAAAGAGTATCGGATATGACAACCTGGGCAATATCAAAAAGCTGACCCGTGGAACAAGCCCGGAATACAGCTATAACTATACTGGGAATCAATTGCAGACGGTGACCGGGTTGACGGGCAGTACCTACACGTATGATCCGAACGGGAACATGAGGCATGACGGGCGGAACAACCGGGACGTCTCTTACAATGTGCTGAACCTGCCGCGGTCGGTAACAGGCAGTCCTGCGATCAGTTATGTGTATGACGCGGCTGGAGAAAAGCTGCGGAAGGTGAGCGGGACAACGGCAACGGATTATATTGGCGGAATCCAGTACACGACAACGGGCAGCGGAGCCCCGAACCTGGATTTCATCCAGACGGAAGAAGGACGGGCGAACAAAAGCGGGACGAACTACGTATATGAATACACCTTAACGGATCACCTGGGTAATAACCGGGTGACGTTTGACCAGACTGGTGGTAAAGTAGGTGAAGATGATTATTACCCGTTCGGGATGAATGTGCACCGCCAGATCAATGCGGGAAATAAGTATCTTTACAATAAGAAGGAATTACAGGAGGAACTGAACCAGTACGATTACGGTGCAAGGTTCTATGATCCGGTGATTGGACGTTTTACAACAGTTGATCCAGAGTTAGAAAAATACGAAAAGTGGTCACCCTACAGTTATGTTCTGAACAACCCTATACGAAATATTGACCCGCAAGGTGATACCGTTCGTTTAGATCCTCATGCGTCCGAGCAATTTAAAAAGGATTATGCAACGGCCAGAGCTTATTTACATGAACATGGCCAAGATGAAGAGGTCACACAATTGGAAAATTCGACAGCTATTTATACTATTAAGGAAACCGAAGATACAAATGGCTATTTTAAACCGAATCAAGATAGCGATGGTAAATTGTTGCCAGGAGGAACTATATCATGGAATCCTACAACGGGAGAACAAGATATAAATGGTACGTCAATTTCTCCTACTACTGCAATAAATCATGAATTTGCACATGGTGCAGGTTATGATAGTGACCCCAAAGCATATATGGAAAGGCGAAAAACTGATGATCCAAAATATAACAATAAAGAAGAAAAAAGAGTGATAGAAGGTAATGAGCAAAGAACAGCGAGAGGGCTTGGAGAAATTCGTAAGGATCAAATAACCAGAGATTCACATAGTTTTAAAACACCTATTTTCGTAACTAGTCCGATATCTAATAAAGGAACTCCGATAATGCGCATGTATCATATGAAGGAAATTAAGATTGTGGCACCTAAGAAAAACAAAGAATAA
- a CDS encoding DUF5977 domain-containing protein, with protein MTLPSPSAAALGKFGSIPVSPSNGIPKINIPIFERQGGNNKCGLSISLDYHAGGVRVDEIASNVGLGWALNAGGVITRTINGNPDELDLPDEKGFLVDQRSLPRDAVGASYTADATTYTTPGNMMQDGRMDGQIDDYSFNFNGRSGKFYLGKNGDVLITPQQKLIIEKTDSGNGTNITSKITITTEDGFKYEFADQETTYSSTWTYAREYPTAWYLSKITNPNGADVITFQYETFGAAHTVSNVTSEKYALSSAQYTTPTPAYLYSNYQVTESGNYKRLLKIQFADLTEVNFSYDATNRTDWASDKALNSITISNNNKQYKKFDLKQKYASNRLFLDKVILKDATSAAKGEYAFDYNGDADLPERLSANQDHWGFPTRNPDGRMIPAEYRMQQSYPGPAPKLYEGGYRNASFVTINGTIKKMTYPTGGYTLFEMEANDANITDYNPNLYIPGLSSGYDVIGGARIRKIQDYDGLGTTPALTREFTYTLPDGKSSGVIANYPHYSDALSYDFKQLPPTDRQTTEIGPGGIITVEAGDVRYPSLGYWSPLPIPGYGSSGGVYHLQPGYRELYQSTDYNVLIRSSSSLSNLAFAMGSPVTYQRVEEKISGTNPTSNGKTVRIFSVFGDYDTASDFSTSQFPHPPPRFKDWLYGLMKQELVYDAQNRLIKKTENKYDAIEGEDLITTPTRMENFRSVMVSPIKFTTREITKPSFNDGAPVYWMHCSYYPATGREQLAGSTNTTYANNGDSVVVKTTNTYDPSNYYIRSQSIQKSNQALITTTYKYPKDMISEGKDPAGIFQQMASLNIINPMVEQTDVLSKDAATNQLKWIGIQYFNPTGAVYAPKSAAVKQLSYPIDTISKFNRYDSYGNILEQQKTGGPKEVYLWSYSGQYPVAKIINSDYTTVSSIITQTQIDNAAATGDAALRALLNTLRTDSRLKNSQVTAYTYTPLIGITSTTDAKGETTIFEYDSSQRLMNVKDKDGNIVNNYRYNYANSATDDLGRTIYYNVEKRGDFTKNNCPSGGTGGITTYTVSAKSYSSIINQADADQKAQDDVNRNGQQYANTNGWCTFFNTAQIGVFTRNTCSVTVPGSTVTYTVPAGTHSSPVSQADADQKAKDDVNTNGQSYANTNGICATYYNTEQKRDFTKNNCGSGSTGTVVSYIVPANKYSSAISVGDANQIALNDITANGQNYANANGSCNSSCSFAPAQGWSVLSGSLTNIGTSVSLNIRFSSTSGNIYDLAGPYTIASIIGSCSTGNSHTFNTIQDSTGGSRNWQVTIAGGTISVKLLNGPKPVGSEVIFLAGGYSL; from the coding sequence ATGACTTTGCCTTCTCCCAGCGCTGCGGCACTTGGAAAATTTGGGAGTATACCTGTATCCCCATCAAATGGGATACCTAAAATTAACATACCCATATTTGAACGCCAGGGGGGTAATAACAAATGCGGGTTAAGCATTTCCCTTGACTATCATGCCGGTGGTGTGCGGGTTGATGAAATTGCTTCAAATGTTGGGCTTGGTTGGGCCTTAAACGCAGGTGGTGTTATCACAAGAACAATAAATGGCAACCCTGACGAATTAGATCTTCCAGATGAAAAAGGGTTTCTTGTGGATCAGCGGTCTTTACCAAGAGATGCGGTCGGAGCCTCCTATACAGCCGACGCGACTACGTATACTACACCCGGAAATATGATGCAAGATGGTAGGATGGATGGGCAGATTGATGATTACTCATTCAATTTTAATGGCAGGAGCGGGAAATTTTATTTAGGTAAGAATGGCGATGTCCTGATCACCCCGCAGCAAAAGCTTATTATTGAAAAAACCGACTCCGGCAACGGCACAAACATCACCAGTAAAATTACTATTACAACCGAAGATGGTTTTAAATATGAATTTGCAGATCAGGAGACAACGTATTCCAGCACTTGGACTTATGCTCGGGAATACCCCACGGCATGGTATCTGAGTAAAATTACCAACCCCAATGGAGCAGATGTTATAACTTTTCAATATGAAACATTTGGCGCAGCGCATACCGTTTCTAACGTAACATCAGAAAAATATGCATTGTCATCAGCACAATATACTACACCCACTCCCGCTTATTTATATTCAAATTACCAGGTTACTGAAAGTGGCAATTATAAACGATTATTGAAGATCCAATTTGCTGATTTAACTGAAGTTAACTTTTCATATGACGCAACAAATAGAACAGATTGGGCCAGCGATAAGGCGTTAAACAGTATCACAATCAGCAATAATAACAAGCAGTATAAAAAGTTTGACTTAAAGCAGAAGTATGCATCAAACAGGCTGTTCCTGGACAAGGTAATTTTAAAAGATGCTACTAGTGCAGCAAAGGGCGAATATGCGTTTGATTATAATGGGGATGCCGACCTTCCGGAAAGATTAAGCGCCAATCAGGATCATTGGGGTTTTCCGACTCGCAATCCTGACGGACGTATGATCCCGGCAGAGTACCGGATGCAACAATCTTATCCAGGTCCTGCACCTAAGTTGTACGAAGGCGGTTATCGTAACGCCAGTTTTGTGACCATAAATGGAACTATAAAAAAAATGACTTATCCAACTGGTGGATATACTTTATTTGAGATGGAGGCCAATGATGCGAACATTACCGATTACAATCCAAATTTATATATTCCCGGGCTATCCAGCGGATATGATGTTATTGGCGGTGCACGAATAAGGAAAATTCAGGATTATGATGGACTTGGCACTACACCGGCACTAACGCGTGAATTTACTTACACTTTACCGGATGGAAAAAGCTCAGGTGTTATTGCTAACTACCCGCACTACTCTGATGCGCTTTCTTACGACTTTAAACAACTTCCACCTACTGATAGGCAGACTACTGAGATTGGGCCCGGCGGGATTATCACAGTAGAAGCTGGTGACGTTAGATATCCATCTTTAGGCTATTGGTCACCCCTTCCCATACCTGGGTACGGGAGTTCTGGCGGAGTATACCACCTTCAACCAGGTTACCGGGAGCTTTATCAATCAACAGATTATAATGTACTGATCCGTTCTTCTTCATCTTTGAGCAATCTGGCCTTTGCCATGGGCAGCCCGGTCACCTATCAGCGGGTAGAAGAGAAAATATCAGGTACAAATCCCACTTCAAACGGCAAAACAGTCAGGATTTTTTCTGTTTTTGGCGATTATGACACCGCATCTGATTTTTCCACTTCTCAATTCCCTCATCCTCCGCCACGTTTCAAAGACTGGCTTTATGGATTAATGAAGCAGGAACTGGTTTATGATGCTCAAAACCGGCTGATAAAAAAGACAGAGAACAAATATGATGCTATTGAGGGCGAGGACCTGATTACCACTCCAACCCGAATGGAAAACTTCAGATCTGTTATGGTATCTCCTATCAAATTTACGACAAGAGAAATCACCAAACCGTCTTTTAACGATGGAGCACCTGTTTACTGGATGCATTGCAGTTATTACCCTGCCACGGGACGTGAACAATTGGCCGGCTCCACCAATACAACCTATGCAAATAACGGGGATTCAGTAGTAGTTAAAACAACCAATACCTATGATCCCTCCAATTATTACATCAGGTCGCAATCTATTCAAAAGAGTAACCAAGCGCTCATCACAACAACTTATAAATACCCTAAAGATATGATTAGTGAAGGAAAGGACCCTGCCGGCATATTCCAGCAAATGGCCAGTCTTAACATCATTAATCCTATGGTTGAACAAACCGATGTATTAAGTAAAGATGCAGCTACCAATCAATTAAAATGGATCGGCATTCAATATTTTAATCCAACTGGGGCGGTTTATGCACCTAAAAGTGCTGCTGTTAAACAATTATCCTACCCGATTGATACTATATCAAAGTTTAACAGGTATGATAGCTATGGTAATATTCTTGAACAACAAAAAACAGGAGGCCCCAAAGAGGTCTATCTCTGGAGCTACAGCGGCCAGTATCCGGTAGCTAAAATTATCAATAGCGACTATACCACAGTAAGCAGTATAATCACCCAAACACAAATAGATAATGCTGCCGCCACCGGTGATGCCGCCTTAAGAGCATTACTAAATACATTGCGTACAGATAGCAGGCTAAAAAATTCCCAGGTTACTGCCTACACCTACACCCCATTGATTGGTATAACCAGTACAACAGATGCGAAGGGCGAGACGACTATCTTTGAATATGATAGTTCCCAACGGCTGATGAACGTGAAAGATAAGGATGGAAATATTGTAAACAACTACCGTTATAATTATGCAAATTCGGCGACAGACGATTTAGGGCGTACTATTTATTATAATGTTGAAAAAAGAGGAGATTTCACTAAAAATAATTGTCCTTCGGGAGGCACAGGTGGGATAACCACTTATACGGTATCCGCAAAAAGTTATAGTTCAATTATCAACCAGGCAGATGCCGACCAAAAAGCACAGGATGATGTAAATAGAAATGGGCAGCAATACGCAAATACAAATGGCTGGTGTACATTTTTTAATACCGCTCAGATTGGTGTTTTCACCCGTAATACCTGTTCTGTTACGGTGCCGGGGAGTACAGTTACCTATACAGTACCCGCAGGCACACACAGTTCACCCGTAAGCCAGGCAGATGCCGACCAAAAAGCAAAAGATGATGTAAATACCAACGGGCAAAGTTATGCCAACACTAATGGTATTTGCGCAACCTATTATAACACAGAGCAGAAAAGGGATTTTACTAAAAACAATTGTGGCAGCGGCAGTACAGGAACTGTAGTTAGTTACATTGTTCCTGCTAATAAATATAGTTCTGCTATTAGCGTGGGGGATGCCAATCAAATAGCACTAAATGATATCACCGCGAATGGTCAGAATTATGCAAATGCAAATGGAAGTTGTAATTCAAGTTGCTCATTCGCGCCGGCTCAGGGCTGGAGTGTTTTGTCAGGTAGCTTAACAAACATTGGCACATCTGTTTCACTTAACATTCGGTTTTCTTCTACATCAGGTAACATCTATGATCTTGCCGGGCCTTATACTATCGCATCTATTATAGGTTCTTGCTCAACAGGTAATAGTCACACATTTAATACCATCCAGGATTCGACGGGAGGTTCTCGTAATTGGCAAGTAACAATAGCCGGAGGAACCATTAGTGTTAAGCTGTTAAACGGCCCCAAGCCGGTAGGTTCAGAAGTAATATTCTTGGCTGGTGGTTATAGCTTATAA
- a CDS encoding fibrobacter succinogenes major paralogous domain-containing protein produces MAKTGWESNTGTNASNFNALAVGFFSNGVYDGKGTDAVFLTTSILPDYNVPDALISISRMEKRMLSLQISLAQLMKEVL; encoded by the coding sequence ATGGCTAAAACCGGATGGGAAAGCAACACAGGTACCAATGCATCAAACTTTAATGCTTTGGCTGTAGGGTTCTTTTCAAATGGCGTTTACGATGGCAAAGGTACAGATGCGGTATTTCTTACGACATCCATATTACCTGATTACAATGTTCCTGATGCTTTAATATCTATCAGCAGGATGGAGAAACGGATGCTATCGTTACAGATATCATTGGCGCAACTAATGAAAGAGGTTCTTTAA
- a CDS encoding phage integrase SAM-like domain-containing protein, whose amino-acid sequence MVTYKVLLDTRRAKSDGTYSVQIRITANRISSTANTGVFVKKEFWDEAQSKVFNTHPNAPLLNRKITEFYLKVQKAVIELESENSFSFGELKGRLSTNVVAPKINRVQQFKEYADQLISDMLAINKAGNSIVYQTATNRLMGYAGNPKLKFTDITYTFLEGFKRQLIKDGVKVNSISNSDIEAKTKEESLAYLKGCFDTYELIRELAVKEKNQGSKDMLQNFLDKSFISTFYTSKMRVNEFKVDNYIHEDRVKGYYKSFDLLQEAYKEQDKQFTPTYSIEDYAIGDKDRIYRQSKVTIKEQQKETIGFTKFRSKQTYG is encoded by the coding sequence ATGGTTACGTATAAAGTTTTGTTAGATACAAGACGAGCAAAGTCAGATGGAACCTATTCTGTTCAAATCAGAATCACAGCCAATCGAATAAGTAGCACGGCCAACACTGGCGTATTTGTGAAGAAAGAATTTTGGGATGAAGCCCAAAGCAAAGTATTCAATACCCACCCCAATGCTCCCCTTTTAAATCGGAAGATAACAGAGTTTTATCTCAAGGTACAAAAGGCGGTTATAGAACTTGAAAGTGAAAATAGTTTCAGCTTTGGAGAACTGAAAGGCCGATTAAGCACAAACGTTGTTGCTCCGAAGATTAATCGCGTTCAACAGTTTAAGGAGTATGCTGACCAACTCATAAGTGATATGCTTGCTATCAATAAAGCAGGGAACTCGATTGTCTATCAAACGGCTACTAATAGACTAATGGGTTATGCAGGTAATCCTAAACTTAAGTTTACTGATATAACATATACCTTTCTTGAAGGTTTTAAACGTCAGCTTATAAAGGACGGGGTTAAGGTCAATTCAATAAGCAATTCTGACATTGAAGCCAAAACGAAAGAAGAGTCACTAGCTTATCTTAAAGGTTGTTTTGATACTTACGAACTTATCCGAGAGCTGGCTGTCAAGGAAAAAAATCAAGGAAGTAAAGATATGTTACAGAATTTTCTTGACAAATCGTTCATTAGTACGTTCTACACCTCGAAGATGAGAGTCAATGAGTTCAAAGTAGATAATTACATACATGAGGACAGAGTTAAAGGCTATTACAAAAGCTTCGATCTGTTACAAGAGGCTTATAAAGAACAAGATAAGCAATTCACCCCGACATATAGCATAGAAGACTATGCAATAGGCGATAAGGATAGAATTTATAGACAGTCAAAAGTAACCATTAAAGAACAACAGAAAGAAACTATTGGCTTCACAAAGTTCCGATCCAAACAAACTTATGGCTAA
- a CDS encoding ISAon1 family transposase, which yields MDNNPISCHLLGRLYSVDGKQLQQQYKDHLSDFHTWPQKEHAEEWLLFPDNIGPSLSIDETALSNGELYTIITNKAAKGGKKAIVAMLKGTQAEQIMAVLERIPLRKRNKVSEVTMDMAANMIKSIRRCFANASRVIDRFHVQKLAYDAVQEARIKYRWEALDAENLAYDNAKKNKQSYQPEVFSNGDTLKQLLARSRYLLFKHHTKWNLSQKQRADLLFHKYPLLQKAYQLSIRLGSIFTNCKNKQQAFKGLAIWYNDVETAGIDAFSTVARSVKTHYESILNFFDNRATNASAESFNAKIKAFRATSRGVRDTAFFLFRLQNIYA from the coding sequence TTGGATAATAACCCGATCAGCTGCCACTTGCTGGGCAGGCTTTACAGCGTCGACGGAAAACAGCTACAACAGCAGTATAAAGATCACCTAAGCGATTTTCATACCTGGCCACAAAAAGAGCATGCAGAAGAATGGCTGCTGTTTCCGGATAATATCGGACCGTCATTAAGCATCGATGAAACAGCCCTAAGCAATGGCGAGCTCTACACCATTATTACCAACAAAGCAGCCAAAGGCGGCAAGAAAGCGATTGTAGCGATGCTAAAAGGCACACAGGCCGAGCAGATCATGGCCGTGTTGGAACGTATTCCATTACGTAAGCGGAACAAGGTCAGCGAAGTAACGATGGATATGGCGGCAAACATGATCAAATCCATCCGCCGGTGCTTTGCTAATGCCAGCCGGGTGATCGACCGATTCCATGTGCAAAAGCTGGCTTATGATGCTGTACAGGAGGCGCGGATTAAATATCGCTGGGAAGCGTTGGATGCCGAGAATCTTGCATATGATAACGCTAAAAAGAATAAACAAAGCTATCAACCCGAAGTGTTCAGCAATGGCGACACGCTCAAGCAACTGTTAGCCCGGAGCCGTTACCTGCTTTTCAAACATCATACGAAATGGAACCTGTCACAAAAGCAAAGGGCAGATCTATTATTCCATAAATATCCGCTATTACAAAAGGCCTATCAGCTATCGATTCGGCTGGGCAGCATCTTTACCAACTGTAAGAACAAACAACAAGCTTTTAAAGGGCTGGCTATCTGGTATAATGACGTGGAAACTGCCGGTATAGATGCGTTCAGTACGGTGGCAAGGTCAGTCAAAACCCACTATGAATCAATCCTGAACTTCTTCGATAACCGGGCCACCAATGCTTCTGCCGAATCATTCAACGCCAAGATCAAAGCTTTCAGAGCTACTTCAAGAGGCGTAAGAGATACCGCTTTCTTCTTATTCAGACTCCAAAATATCTATGCCTGA
- a CDS encoding ISAon1 family transposase N-terminal region protein, translating to MSNAYETLVRLILPEGLLDYFELTDVKPSESGQLNIYLEEKNLPPAGYEKAQIESKGFLPETAIQDFPIRGHKVALCIKRRRWEVKSSGEVITRDWDLVRKGARMTTEFGLFLKGIFG from the coding sequence TTGTCCAACGCATACGAAACCCTGGTCCGCCTTATACTTCCTGAAGGCTTGTTAGATTATTTTGAACTGACTGACGTTAAACCGTCAGAAAGTGGTCAGCTGAATATTTACCTGGAAGAAAAGAACCTGCCTCCTGCCGGTTATGAAAAGGCACAAATAGAGTCAAAAGGCTTTCTGCCTGAAACAGCTATCCAGGACTTTCCGATCCGTGGTCATAAGGTAGCACTCTGTATTAAACGGCGCAGATGGGAAGTAAAATCCAGCGGTGAGGTCATCACCAGGGACTGGGATTTAGTACGAAAAGGGGCACGAATGACAACGGAATTCGGCCTTTTTTTAAAAGGTATATTTGGATAA